GACCAAGTAAGTAAGCAAGCGTTAATAGGGACGTTAGTTACATTAATATAGTGAGCTCataaataaccaaatgtttaaagctttaatgttCGGTTAATAAACCTAGGCAGAAAAATAATTAACTAATCGCTAACAGCCACCGTTATTCAGTCTGCTTTAGCTTCGTTTTTAGCAAACTATTCAACCATTGTCAACATGTTTTAACgttacttttatattttgtctttagAGTTAAAGAAAGCAAGTAAGCGGGTTACATGTTCCAAACGctataaaatacagaaaaaggtAAGTGTCTGACTCTATCACCCATTACTAAAGACCGTAGTTTGACTTTAGCATGATGAGGCCTGTGTGAGCGAGATGCGACTGCTAAAGTTAACGTTACTCGAAATTTGAACTCGTTAAGACAAATTGTAATGTCTATaagaaaatgaattacatttttatgttacGTGTTTAGGTCCGGGACCACACTAGAAAGCTACGAAAAGAGGCAAAGAAGAAAGGAGTTAGCAAACGAGTGAAGAAGGATCCCGGCGTGCCCAGCAGCGCTCCCTTCAAAGAGGAGGTCCTCCGCGAGGCAGAGCAGAGGAGGCTACAGGTTGGCATCGGTACTCTTCTAATTCGCGTTGTCACGACTACTAACGCTATCTTTTATACCTGCAGTGTCacttttcagttgttttagGGAAACGGGACTGTACAATGTCTTTAAGTGTCCCTGTGCATGTCTGATATACAGCTGTTATACTCGTGGCATATATTTTGTCTCACAgattgaagaagaaaaggagaaaaagagacaggCTAAAATATTGGAGCGAGcccaaaagaggaaaaaggagaaggaggTCACAAGTAAAGAAACAGAACCCAAGGCCAAGAAGCCTCGGCAGGTAAAAGGCAAACACTAAAATAATCAGTTCAAAATTGTATCACTCTTCTGCTgtctgactttttaatttttggggggGTGGTCTTGTTTCTATAGGATGATGTTGTAAAACTGCAAGAGAAACCGTCTGCCCCAGACAAGAACTCAAAACAGTATTTTTGCTCTGAATTAAATAAGGTAAAACTTCCCAGCATGCTTCACTGTAGAACATTAATTACTTTCATTTGATCATCTTCAGTctgatttgcttttttttttttttttttcaggttatTGATGCATCTGATGTAGTAATAGAAGTCCTTGATGCTCGTGATCCAATGGGATGCAGGTGTCCACAGCTGGAGGAGGCTGTGCTGAGTAGGGAAGGAAACAAGAAACTGATATTAGTTTTAAGCAAAATAGGTAAATGGACATGACTTGCTGTAATTTATAGTCAAGTACACACACAAGCTCTGATGAGCAGGGGTATATGGTCTGATGTGAATTTCAGACAACTCTAAatgttttagatttatttaatcTAATATTCTGTGTTGTAGATCTGGTACCAAAGGAAAATGTGGAGAGGTGGATACAGTGCTTACAACTGGAGTTTCCAGTTGTGGCGTTCAAAGCATCAACACAGATCAAGGACAAAACAGTGGTAGGAGGTGCATTTTACAAACTGGGATCAAAGAACGCATGTTTGCAGGGTATAATGCTTTATATAAACATTGAACTCAGACAGATTTTATTGGTCGATGAGCCTCTTTTTAGAAACGGGTTCAGCTTTTGGATGCATTTACCAACCTTCGTCTTAACTACTAGCGTTTGAGCTAAGGCTTCTAACCTCttattttgacaaatacattttcacaatcCAGCTTATTGCAATATGATTAGAATTTCCATAGTCAGAGCCTGAATGAATTCCAATGCAAATGTgtgaggggggtggggggaaacTATCAATgactagatttgtttttatatatcgTAATGTGGAGGACTGAGAAGGTTGAGCAGCTTGTGCTGTTATAACTGGTTAAAACCTCCAAGAGTAACACACAAACCACTCAATTGAGCATCTTTGTCATGAGCTCATTTGTAGTGTGTTtgtgaacaaaacaaagtgttttttttatatataggttgcgttttgttttttttaaagaaatatttaccCATGCATGAATGCTGTTTAGACTGGGGGGTCTTTAGCCACTTAAAATGCTAACCCAAAAAGCCAGTATGAATTTGTGAATGGTGCTTAAAAGTAGTTTAACTTGTCTGGTTTTGTCTTCATCAGCGAGCCAGAAAGCGCACAATAGTGGCCTCCAATGAAGTCCTGGACCGATCCCGAGCAGCAGCCTGCTTGGGAAACAGTTGTCTAACTGAGCTCCTTGCAAGTTTTGCTTGTAACACACAGAGTGAAGCTTCACTCCGAGTGGGCGTAGTTGGTAAGCGCGGCTTTCTCCCTACATAAAACCGCATTCTGTGTGACATTGTGTTACATCGGCTGTGGATTCAGTTGTGTTGATTTCTATGAGGACTTCAGTTACTTAATTCTCTTATGCAGCTGTGTGATGGATATACTGTATTGGTTCTGATtgcattcatttctttaaacttgcTCAAAGTAAATCTGAATGTGCAAACATATTTTACCGCCAGGTTTTCCTAATGTGGGGAAAAGCAGTCTTGTCAACAGTATGAAGGGGATCCTTGCATGCAATGCTGGCATCAAGAGGGGCATCACAAAGTGAGTActggacacacacgcacataacTGGGATTATGTTATAATTCTAATTAACACATATTGCTTatgacctttcttttttttaataaagcttATCCCAATAGTCAAATGGTACCTGTTCCCACTCCCTTAGATCCATGCAGGAGGTGCACATCTTGAAGAATGTGAAGCTTATAGACAGCCCAGGTGTGGTGGCGTCACCGTCCAACCCACCAGCCTCCATGGCTCTAAGGAGCCTGCAGGTGGAGGAGGGCCAGGAGAGTGTGCTGGAGGCTGTCAGGACTCTGCTCAAACAGTGTGACCACAGCCAGGTAGGACGACTTCCCGTCACAGGAGATTTGTTGAGTAGTAGATGGGCTTGGGTTCTCCTTTGTAAATGTGAagtgatttattgttttcagGTCATGTGTTCTCATGGTTTCAGATAATGCTTCAGTACAACGTCCCTGACTTCAGAAACTCTCTGGAATTTTTAACCTTGTTCGCCAAAAAGCATGGATATCTGCAGAAAGGTGGAGTCCCTAACACAGAGCAGGCAGCCACAGCTTTCCTTGCTGACTGGACAGGGTGAgtgtttgaatttttaaagGACTGGAAACGGTGGGCAGCTGTATTGCGTCTGTGGAAATGAGGACAAAACACAAGTCTGGATTTCATTATGAAGACTTCTAATCCAACTCTGATCCCAACACTGTGACAGGATAACTGCAAATAGGATAGATCATGAAGTAGAATAGGAGTACTATGTCTTACTTGATCTGACAGAAGTCTCTCTGGTTTGTCTCCTTAGAGCCAAGATGAGCTACCATTGTAAGGCACCTGACAACCACAGCCTCCCCAGCTACATGTCTGATGCTGTCGTCGCTGAAATGCGTAATGGTTGGGATCTAAACAATTTGAAAACGGGCAACGAGGAAACTCTGAAAGGTAATGGTGTTAAGAGTGAGTGCAGGGCTCCAAAATAAAACGGTACTGAAGCTCAGTCCGCTGTATCAACtgattttaatattgtgtgCAAAGAGCAACAAGGCCACTAATGAGCTTAAGACCTATCAATTTACTGCAGCTACTGAAAGAACATTCTTTCACTTGTGTCCATGTTGTTAGAaaccttttccctttttttttttttttttttttttaggtgttaAATTCCCAAACCAGGCCAGCAGTGTGAGCTTCATCTCTAAAGGCCCAACTGCAGGCCTGCTGAGTGTCCATGACGTCTCTGAAGACAAACTTGCTGCAGccacagagagagaagtggagCAGAAGGAGAATGAGGTAACTAGATAGAAAGTAAAAACATAGAGCTGCTTCAAATAATGCTAACAGTCTGGTCGCCtggaaatgaggaaaaaaaattaagccTTGATTTGTTTATGAAGACTTCTAATCCAACTCTGATCCTGCTGGCCGGACCTTTTCTCATTGAAATCACTCCGGGTATCTCCAAATGAGTTTAAATAGTTGAAACATCGGTTTTTCTTGCAGCCTGAACAAACTCCTAACGAGGGAAAAGAAACTGAAGCACCAGAGAAACCACAGAAAGTGCTACTCAAAAGTAAGTTCTGTTATAaaaatttccttttaatttacTAAAATCTCCACCTATTTGGTCTAACTTTTTTCATATCTCTCAACATCTTCCAGAAACACCAGGCCGTGTGCAGTTTCAGTCTGTCCCCATCGACATCAGCCTCTCTGCAGCTACAACAAATGATACCTATGACTTCAACACAGATTTTAAATAAGCGTAGCTTTCGTTGTCTGGCAGAATTGTAGACCTGGATTTGTCGACGTATACGACCATGTTGACGTAAATAATAACTGTCGGGGTGCCTTTGACCACCTTGTGACAAGCAAGGTTGATTAAGAATCAGTTTGAAAAGCACTGCCTAGTTGAGTGGTGTAAGGCTTGtcagttatatatatatgtgcttATACTTCAAACTTTGAATCTCAGACACAGTGGGACAGTTTCCAGACAAGGACTTACTTTTGTCCTAGAAAACAATTTCTGTCTGGCTCAATTGAATTGTTGGTCTAGGACAATCCCTGCTCAGATAATTAACTTAATCTATTAAGTCGTTATGTATATATCCAAATGTTGTCGGTGAATACTCTCCAGTTTTAAATGTCCAGAGGTCATTTATAATTTGTGttgatgaaaaaaactgtatataGATGATGTACTA
The Etheostoma cragini isolate CJK2018 chromosome 4, CSU_Ecrag_1.0, whole genome shotgun sequence genome window above contains:
- the gnl3 gene encoding guanine nucleotide-binding protein-like 3 encodes the protein MKRPKLKKASKRVTCSKRYKIQKKVRDHTRKLRKEAKKKGVSKRVKKDPGVPSSAPFKEEVLREAEQRRLQIEEEKEKKRQAKILERAQKRKKEKEVTSKETEPKAKKPRQDDVVKLQEKPSAPDKNSKQYFCSELNKVIDASDVVIEVLDARDPMGCRCPQLEEAVLSREGNKKLILVLSKIDLVPKENVERWIQCLQLEFPVVAFKASTQIKDKTVRARKRTIVASNEVLDRSRAAACLGNSCLTELLASFACNTQSEASLRVGVVGFPNVGKSSLVNSMKGILACNAGIKRGITKSMQEVHILKNVKLIDSPGVVASPSNPPASMALRSLQVEEGQESVLEAVRTLLKQCDHSQIMLQYNVPDFRNSLEFLTLFAKKHGYLQKGGVPNTEQAATAFLADWTGAKMSYHCKAPDNHSLPSYMSDAVVAEMRNGWDLNNLKTGNEETLKGVKFPNQASSVSFISKGPTAGLLSVHDVSEDKLAAATEREVEQKENEPEQTPNEGKETEAPEKPQKVLLKKTPGRVQFQSVPIDISLSAATTNDTYDFNTDFK